From a region of the Candidatus Sulfotelmatobacter sp. genome:
- a CDS encoding adenylate/guanylate cyclase domain-containing protein, with protein MTGVMTFAAGSFATVATVAVAGGRALGAGRERWEAAALAAGGTVLALTDISGVFAGVALVLGLSGAARLAESLLRARRERSIRLVAALEREGVARGRFLPRTLVERLGRASLAEVSLGDRATHPMTVVFADIRDSTALTESLDSEAAFVLIADFFARSARVVRRHHGSIDRYLGDGYMALFPRCVEDALDTALALQDAVAQLNAERLGPPIEIGIGVHTGPVTFGTVGDALHLDATVVSDTVNTAKRVEGISKQLAVPIVATEDVVQAVRDPDQYLVHALGTQQLRGKNEPIDVFAISAAPIARVATVRETVPAKPAG; from the coding sequence ATGACCGGCGTCATGACCTTCGCGGCAGGGTCGTTCGCGACCGTCGCGACGGTCGCCGTTGCCGGCGGCCGGGCGCTGGGCGCCGGCCGCGAACGGTGGGAGGCGGCCGCCCTGGCCGCCGGCGGAACCGTGCTCGCCCTGACCGATATCAGCGGCGTCTTCGCCGGCGTCGCGCTGGTGCTGGGCCTTTCGGGCGCGGCGCGCCTCGCCGAGAGCCTGCTGCGCGCCCGCCGCGAGCGCTCGATCCGGCTGGTCGCCGCGCTCGAACGCGAAGGCGTCGCGCGCGGCCGCTTCTTGCCGCGCACGCTCGTCGAGCGGCTGGGACGCGCGTCGCTGGCCGAGGTCAGCCTGGGCGACCGCGCCACCCATCCGATGACGGTCGTGTTCGCCGACATCCGCGACTCGACGGCGCTGACCGAGTCGCTGGACTCCGAGGCCGCGTTCGTTCTGATCGCCGACTTCTTCGCCCGCTCCGCGCGCGTCGTGCGCCGCCACCACGGCAGCATCGACCGCTATCTCGGCGACGGCTACATGGCGCTCTTCCCGCGCTGCGTCGAGGACGCGCTCGACACGGCGCTGGCGCTGCAAGATGCCGTCGCGCAGCTCAATGCCGAACGGCTCGGGCCGCCGATCGAGATCGGGATCGGCGTGCATACCGGCCCGGTGACCTTCGGCACGGTCGGCGACGCGCTGCACCTGGACGCGACGGTCGTCTCCGACACGGTCAACACCGCCAAACGGGTCGAAGGGATATCCAAGCAGTTGGCGGTGCCGATCGTCGCCACCGAGGACGTCGTGCAAGCCGTGCGCGACCCCGATCAGTATCTGGTCCACGCGCTGGGCACGCAGCAGCTGCGCGGCAAGAACGAGCCGATCGACGTCTTCGCGATCAGCGCGGCACCGATCGCCCGCGTGGCGACGGTACGGGAGACGGTCCCGGCGAAGCCGGCCGGGTGA